GGCGCGGTCGTGGCGGTGGCGGTGGGGATGGCGGTGGGGGTGGAAGTGCGCGTGGGCTTGGGGGTGGGCCAGGGGGCAGGGGTGGAGGTCGGGATCTCGGCCGGCCGCCAGACCTCGGCGCTCACCGCCGCCGCAACCGCGGCGGCGATGAGCAATAGGAGCAGCACATAGAGCCAGATAGGACGCATCCGGGCGCCTCTCAACTGGAAGCAGGAAGGGGGCGACGGCCGGGATTGACCGACCACAAGAACATGCCAAAGCAGAGGGTCATGGCAAACACACACAGGCCGAGGCACACCACCATCATGCCCGGTCCGGTGCGCGCGAAGAGCTGCCCGACCAGATAGGGGATGGTGATGCTGCCGAGGCTGGAGCCGATCAGAAACCAACGCGTGGTGCTGCCGGTGAGGGACATGTTGTGTCCGGCCATGCTGATGAGGGTGGGGAAGACGTTGGCCGCCGCCAGGCCCATGCCAAACGCGGCCAGCCAGACCAGGGTGGGTGCGCCGGCCCCGACTGCCAGCAGGCCGAGCGAAGCGAACATGCCGGCGATGTCGACCATGAGCAGGTAGCGCGGCCGGATCCGGTTGGCGATGGGGATGGTGAGCAGGCGGCCCAGGGTCAGCGCCCCCCAATAGAGCGAGGTCAGATAGCCGGCAGCGGCGGCCGTGGCCAGGCCGGTTTCGACGGCGTAGGTGTAGATCCAGCCGCCAAAGCTCAGCTCGGCTCCGACATAGAAGAAGAAGACGGCAACGAGTGCGAGCAGGGGTAGCAACGGCGGCGGGGCTGCGGCCGACTGCCCGGCGGCGTGATCGTGGGCCGGGCTGGCCAGGCGGAGAAAGATGAAGGCGAGCGGGAGGACGCAGGCGGCCAGCAGCCAGTAGGTGGGGGCGATGGCGCTGGTGCGGGTGATCGTCTGGGCGGCGACGAGGGGTGCGATCAACGCGCCCAGCCCAAAGAAGAAGTGGAGGGCGTTCAGCTTGGGCGCCACATCCTGCCGCCAAATCCACGCCAGCAGGGCGTTGCCGCTCACATCCAGCGTGCCCATGCCGGCGCCCATGACGAACATGATCGCCGCCAGCCAGACCAGCCGGCCGGCGAACGGCGTCAGGGCGAGCATGATCGCTATCGACAGCAGCTGAACGGCGATGAGGGGATGGGCGGGGAAGCGGTCGAGAAGACGCCCGCTGACGAACGAACTGATCATGTTGCCCAGGGCCTGGGCCGTGAACAGGATGCCGATCTGCCCGATCTGCGACCCCGTCTGCTGGGCCAGGCCGGGCAAGGTTGGCCCCAGCACCGCCGCCGCCAGACCGAGGGCGATGAAGGAGAGGAAGTAGGCCCAGGTCTGTGCCTGGCGAATGGCGGCGGGCTGAGAAGCTGGTTTCATGGCGTCAATCGAAATAAGAAGACCAAGCGGCGCATTGGTTTGTCAATGCGCCGCTTGGCGAGAAGGTCGAAAGTCGAGGGCATCAGGCGGACGGGTCTGCCGGCTCGGTTCCCTGCTCGGCCAGGGTCTTGCGGGCGATGTCGATCCAGCCTTCGAAGTCGGGCGTGTTCAT
This portion of the Caldilineales bacterium genome encodes:
- a CDS encoding MFS transporter, giving the protein MKPASQPAAIRQAQTWAYFLSFIALGLAAAVLGPTLPGLAQQTGSQIGQIGILFTAQALGNMISSFVSGRLLDRFPAHPLIAVQLLSIAIMLALTPFAGRLVWLAAIMFVMGAGMGTLDVSGNALLAWIWRQDVAPKLNALHFFFGLGALIAPLVAAQTITRTSAIAPTYWLLAACVLPLAFIFLRLASPAHDHAAGQSAAAPPPLLPLLALVAVFFFYVGAELSFGGWIYTYAVETGLATAAAAGYLTSLYWGALTLGRLLTIPIANRIRPRYLLMVDIAGMFASLGLLAVGAGAPTLVWLAAFGMGLAAANVFPTLISMAGHNMSLTGSTTRWFLIGSSLGSITIPYLVGQLFARTGPGMMVVCLGLCVFAMTLCFGMFLWSVNPGRRPLPASS